The Diadema setosum chromosome 4, eeDiaSeto1, whole genome shotgun sequence genome window below encodes:
- the LOC140227625 gene encoding uncharacterized protein, with translation MLRGKLSRFLIQDSIPDPITILQCSVNILLITQYFVSAFIISVVAAIIFIGSCLESGRCSNSAGVGGRRQRLVILGTGWGGYSVLRNVDKSLYDVVVISPRNHFLFTPLLASTTVGTLEFRSIIEPVRNVGFRQSDHFHLSEAMGLDVKNKVWVTCQSVIDRSTLYNLEYDKLVISVGAISNTFGVPGVREHTFFLKEVSDARAIRNRILSNFELALHPGISEEEKKRLLHIIIVGGGPTGVEFGAELYDFVKEDVSRLYKQEQGHVQVSLIEGRKILGAFNKKLQQYAEKKIRARSQMELIQANVSSVQADSVTLSDGRTIPCGLVVWSTGLAPRPFVESLDLPKNQQGQLLTNRRLQVTEVDDGSIFAIGDCGEIEEDPLPCTAQVAERQGRYLAKLLAHQGPASDLPPYQFQGFGMLAYVGDYKALADTPAMKTQGFSSWVLWRSAYLTRLGSWRLRMQVPIDWTKTLLFGRDTSRF, from the exons ATGTTACGAGGAAAGCTCAGCCGCTTTTTGATACAGGACTCCATCCCAGATCCAAT CACCATCCTCCAGTGCTCTGTTAACATCCTCCTCATCACGCAGTACTTTGTCAGTGCCTTCATCATCAGCGTTGTCGCTGCGATCATCTTCATCGGCAGCTGCCTCGAATCCGGCCGCTGCTCGAATTCAGCCGGTGTTGGGGGTCGGCGGCAGAGGCTTGTAATCCTAGGGACGGGATGGGGTGGCTACAGTGTCCTGCGGAACGTGGACAAGTCCCTGTACGATGTGGTGGTCATCAGCCCCAGAAACCACTTCCTATTTACACCCCTCCTAGCCAGTACCACAGTGGGCACGCTGGAGTTCAG GAGCATCATTGAGCCTGTGAGGAATGTTGGATTCAGACAGTCGGATCACTTTCATCTCTCTGAGGCCATGGGTCTGGATGTCAAGAACAAGGTAT GGGTAACGTGCCAGAGTGTCATTGACCGCAGCACACTGTACAATCTGGAGTACGACAAGCTGGTGATTTCTGTTGGTGCCATCAGCAACACCTTTGGCGTGCCGGGCGTACGGGAGCACACATTCTTTCTGAAG GAAGTCAGCGACGCCAGGGCAATCAGGAACCGCATTCTGAGCAACTTTGAGCTGGCCCTGCATCCGGGCATCtcggaggaagagaagaaacgGCTGCTGCACATCatcatcgtgggagggggaccgACAGGGGTGGAGTTCGGAGCAGAGCTGTATGATTTTGTCAAAGAG gaTGTCTCACGACTCTATAAGCAGGAGCAGGGCCATGTGCAAGTGTCGCTCATCGAGGGTCGCAAGATTTTGGGCGCCTTCAACAAGAAGCTCCAGCAGTACGCAGAGAAGAAGATCCGTGCCAGGAGCCAGATGGAACTCATCCAAGCCAACGTCAGCA GTGTCCAGGCAGACAGTGTGACATTGTCCGATGGAAGGACGATCCCTTGTGGCCTGGTCGTCTGGTCAACTGGTCTTGCTCCCAG GCCATTTGTGGAGTCCCTGGACCTACCCAAGAACCAGCAGGGCCAGCTCCTGACCAACAGAAGACTACAGGTGACCGAGGTCGACGATGGCAGCATCTTCGCTATCGGCGACTGCGGGGAGATAGAGGAAGACCCTCTTCCCTGTACAGCACAG GTTGCAGAGAGACAGGGCAGATACCTTGCCAAGCTCCTGGCTCACCAAGGACCGGCCTCAGACCTGCCGCCATATCAGTTCCAGGGCTTTGGGATGCTGGCCTACGTCGGGGACTACAAGGCACTGGCTGACACACCCGCCATGAAGACTCAGG GATTCAGTTCGTGGGTGCTTTGGAGGTCGGCTTACCTGACACGCCTTGGCAGCTGGCGACTGCGTATGCAGGTTCCCATAGACTGGACCAAGACTCTCCTCTTTGGCAGAGACACCTCGCGCTTCTGA